In the genome of Paracoccus tegillarcae, one region contains:
- a CDS encoding urease accessory protein UreF, with amino-acid sequence MDMVGPLDTATETGRLLAVQLLSPAFPTGAFAYAQGLEWAMDVGAVTDGASLADWLGDILEYGTGWSDAVILSLALRPDADHAALADLSASMCLTSERLAETTEQGAAFSRTAALLVGGDATPAPLPVAVGRACSGLAVSRAEVIALYLQAQILALVQAAVRYLPLGQSEGQGILSDLTPTILRLAARAADACEADLGGCAIGAEIASARHETMETRIFRT; translated from the coding sequence ATGGACATGGTCGGACCTTTGGACACAGCCACTGAAACGGGCCGGCTTTTGGCGGTACAGCTCTTGTCTCCGGCATTTCCGACCGGTGCTTTCGCTTATGCACAGGGGCTGGAATGGGCGATGGATGTTGGCGCGGTAACCGATGGCGCGTCGCTGGCCGACTGGCTGGGCGACATTCTGGAATACGGCACCGGCTGGTCGGATGCCGTGATCCTTTCCTTGGCCTTGCGTCCGGATGCGGATCATGCGGCACTGGCCGATCTGAGCGCTTCCATGTGCCTGACTTCGGAACGATTGGCCGAAACCACCGAACAAGGTGCCGCCTTTTCCCGCACCGCCGCGCTGCTGGTTGGCGGCGATGCGACACCCGCGCCGCTGCCCGTCGCGGTCGGGCGTGCCTGTTCCGGGTTGGCCGTGTCGCGAGCAGAGGTGATCGCGCTGTATCTGCAGGCTCAGATCCTGGCCCTGGTGCAGGCTGCGGTGCGTTATCTGCCTCTTGGTCAAAGCGAGGGGCAAGGCATTCTGTCCGATCTGACCCCCACGATCCTGCGGCTTGCTGCCCGCGCGGCAGATGCCTGCGAAGCTGATCTGGGCGGCTGCGCTATCGGGGCCGAGATCGCATCGGCACGACATGAAACGATGGAAACGAGGATCTTCAGAACATGA
- a CDS encoding HupE/UreJ family protein produces MKRILAIATAVALPTAALAHPGHDAGSFPGGFAHPFSGADHMLAMIALGLLAAQIGGRAIWALPLSFVTAMLLGGVSGFAGMPFPAVEPVILASVIVIGAAAALALRPPLTALIGMAAIFGAAHGWAHGAEGPAAGMAVYAMGFAVATALLHGAGLAAGRGLPALLLRGTGLIAALSGVAIAVAG; encoded by the coding sequence GTGAAACGCATCCTTGCCATCGCCACCGCTGTGGCGCTGCCGACCGCCGCGCTGGCCCATCCGGGCCATGATGCGGGCAGCTTTCCGGGCGGGTTTGCCCATCCGTTCAGCGGCGCGGATCATATGCTGGCCATGATCGCCCTTGGCCTGCTGGCCGCGCAGATCGGAGGTCGCGCAATCTGGGCGCTGCCGCTCAGCTTTGTGACAGCCATGCTGCTGGGCGGTGTGTCGGGCTTTGCGGGAATGCCATTTCCTGCGGTCGAGCCTGTAATCCTTGCCTCTGTCATCGTCATCGGCGCGGCGGCTGCCCTGGCGTTGCGCCCGCCATTGACGGCTCTGATCGGCATGGCCGCGATTTTCGGTGCGGCGCATGGATGGGCGCATGGGGCCGAGGGGCCCGCAGCGGGGATGGCTGTCTATGCGATGGGCTTTGCGGTCGCGACCGCGCTGCTGCATGGCGCGGGCCTTGCCGCAGGGCGCGGCCTACCTGCGCTGCTGCTGCGCGGAACGGGCCTTATCGCTGCCCTGTCCGGTGTGGCCATCGCAGTGGCGGGCTGA
- the ureC gene encoding urease subunit alpha, with amino-acid sequence MAVEISRAAYADMFGPTTGDRVRLGDTDLVIEVERDLTTYGEEVKFGGGKVIRDGMGQSQITREGGAMDTALTNALILDWSGIYKADLGLRGGRIAAIGKAGNPDTQPGVDIIIGPGTEIIAAEGRILTAGGIDCHIHFICPQQVDDALHSGVTTMIGGGTGPAHGTLATTCTPGPWHIRRMLEAVDTLPMNIGLAGKGNASRPEALIEQVRAGVCALKLHEDWGTTPGAIDCCLTVAEDMDVQVMIHTDTLNESGFVENTLAAIGGRTIHAYHTEGAGGGHAPDIMRVVGSQNVIPSSTNPTRPYTRNTIEEHLDMLMVCHHLDQAIPEDVAFAESRIRRETIAAEDILHDLGAFSIISSDSQAMGRVGEVIIRTWQTAHKMKLQRGRLAGETGANDNLRARRYVAKYTINPAVAHGISGHVGSIEVGKRADLVMWNPAFFGAKPELSLIGGQIVMAQMGDPNASIPTPQPMYSRPMFGALGRALGSAAVHFVSAAGLAAGCTDGLGKAAVAVKDTRGIGKSDMRLNDATPVIEVDPETYEVRADGQMLTCEPATELPLAQRYFLF; translated from the coding sequence ATGGCGGTTGAAATCTCGCGCGCGGCCTATGCCGACATGTTCGGCCCCACCACGGGCGACCGGGTTCGGCTTGGCGATACCGATCTGGTGATCGAGGTGGAACGCGACCTGACCACCTATGGCGAAGAGGTCAAGTTCGGCGGCGGCAAGGTCATCCGCGACGGCATGGGGCAATCGCAGATCACCCGCGAGGGCGGGGCGATGGATACGGCGCTGACCAATGCGCTGATCCTTGACTGGTCGGGCATCTACAAGGCCGATCTGGGCCTGCGCGGCGGGCGCATCGCCGCCATCGGCAAGGCCGGCAATCCCGATACGCAGCCGGGCGTCGATATCATCATTGGCCCCGGAACCGAGATCATCGCAGCCGAGGGCCGCATTTTGACGGCGGGCGGGATCGACTGTCATATCCACTTCATCTGCCCCCAACAGGTCGACGACGCGCTGCATTCCGGCGTCACCACCATGATCGGCGGCGGCACCGGCCCGGCGCATGGGACGCTGGCCACGACCTGCACGCCGGGACCGTGGCACATCCGGCGGATGCTGGAAGCCGTCGATACCTTGCCGATGAATATCGGACTGGCGGGCAAGGGAAATGCCAGCCGCCCCGAGGCGCTGATCGAACAGGTCCGCGCCGGGGTCTGCGCGCTGAAACTGCACGAGGACTGGGGCACCACGCCCGGCGCCATCGATTGCTGCCTTACCGTGGCCGAGGATATGGACGTGCAGGTGATGATCCATACCGACACGCTGAACGAATCTGGCTTTGTCGAGAATACGCTGGCCGCGATCGGCGGGCGCACCATCCACGCTTATCACACCGAAGGCGCGGGCGGCGGACATGCGCCCGATATCATGCGCGTGGTCGGATCGCAGAACGTGATTCCGTCCTCTACCAACCCGACGCGGCCCTATACCCGGAACACCATTGAAGAGCATCTGGATATGCTGATGGTCTGCCATCATCTGGACCAGGCCATCCCCGAGGACGTGGCCTTCGCCGAAAGCCGCATCCGGCGCGAGACGATCGCGGCCGAGGATATCCTGCACGATCTGGGTGCGTTCAGCATCATTTCGTCGGATAGTCAGGCGATGGGTCGTGTGGGCGAGGTCATCATCCGGACATGGCAGACCGCACATAAGATGAAGCTGCAGCGCGGCAGGCTGGCGGGTGAGACCGGCGCAAACGACAACCTGCGCGCCCGGCGCTATGTGGCCAAATACACCATCAATCCGGCGGTCGCGCATGGAATTTCGGGCCATGTCGGCAGCATCGAGGTTGGCAAACGCGCCGATCTGGTGATGTGGAACCCGGCATTCTTCGGCGCAAAACCGGAACTGTCGCTGATCGGCGGACAGATCGTGATGGCGCAGATGGGCGACCCCAACGCCTCTATCCCGACGCCGCAACCGATGTATTCGCGGCCCATGTTCGGCGCGCTTGGCCGAGCGCTCGGGTCTGCGGCAGTGCATTTCGTCAGCGCGGCAGGTCTGGCGGCGGGGTGCACGGACGGGCTGGGCAAGGCTGCTGTCGCGGTCAAGGACACGCGCGGCATCGGCAAATCCGACATGCGGCTGAATGACGCGACCCCGGTGATCGAGGTCGATCCCGAAACCTACGAAGTGCGCGCCGATGGTCAAATGCTGACCTGCGAGCCGGCAACCGAATTGCCGCTGGCCCAACGTTATTTCCTGTTTTGA
- the urtE gene encoding urea ABC transporter ATP-binding subunit UrtE — MIEAENVTLHYGGSQILNGVSLAAHPGQVTCVMGNNGVGKTSLMNLLAGRHPRSDGELRLLGEKLCKVTAQDMARRGVGYVPQGRAIFPMLTVRENLETGYGCLPRGERRVPDEIYDSFPVLAEMAHRRGGDLSGGQQQQLAIARALVIRPKILLMDEPTEGIQPNIIAQIGRVIAALRDQGDMAIVLVEQYFDFAWDLGDSFALMERGAVVMGGPKADLQRSDLHQRLSGLAAA, encoded by the coding sequence ATGATCGAAGCAGAAAACGTGACCCTGCATTACGGCGGCTCGCAGATTCTGAATGGGGTGTCGCTGGCAGCGCATCCCGGTCAGGTGACCTGCGTCATGGGCAATAATGGTGTCGGCAAGACATCACTGATGAACCTGCTGGCGGGACGGCATCCGCGCTCGGATGGCGAGCTGCGCCTTCTGGGCGAAAAGCTGTGCAAGGTGACGGCGCAGGATATGGCGCGCCGTGGCGTGGGCTATGTCCCGCAGGGGCGCGCGATCTTTCCGATGCTGACGGTGCGCGAAAATCTGGAAACCGGTTATGGCTGCCTGCCGCGCGGCGAACGTAGGGTGCCCGATGAGATCTATGACAGCTTTCCGGTGCTGGCCGAAATGGCGCATCGGCGCGGCGGCGATTTGTCCGGCGGTCAGCAGCAGCAACTGGCCATCGCCCGTGCGCTGGTCATCCGCCCAAAGATCCTGCTGATGGATGAGCCGACCGAGGGCATCCAGCCCAATATCATCGCCCAGATCGGCCGGGTCATCGCCGCGCTGCGCGATCAGGGCGACATGGCCATCGTGTTGGTCGAACAATATTTCGACTTTGCCTGGGATCTGGGCGACAGCTTTGCGCTGATGGAACGTGGCGCGGTTGTGATGGGCGGGCCAAAGGCAGATTTGCAGCGCAGCGACCTGCACCAGCGTTTGTCGGGGCTTGCCGCCGCGTGA
- the urtD gene encoding urea ABC transporter ATP-binding protein UrtD: MKTLLEVSGVSKSFDGFKAINNLSFAIAPVELRAVIGPNGAGKTTFMDIVTGKTRPDEGQVLWGDMSHSLLRLSEAQIARAGIGRKFQRPTVFEDQSLADNLTMALKAPRGPFRVLRWKPTEDSGKRIAELADEVGLGDRLHRKAGELSHGQKQWLEIGMLLAQEPQLLLVDEPAAGMTLAEREQTTTLLRRLAETRAVVVVEHDMDFVRRLNCRVTVLHQGSVLAEGSLDHVSANPDVIEVYLGR, translated from the coding sequence ATGAAAACGCTGCTGGAAGTGTCAGGCGTGTCGAAAAGCTTTGACGGGTTCAAGGCCATCAACAACCTGTCCTTTGCCATTGCCCCGGTCGAATTGCGCGCCGTGATCGGTCCAAATGGCGCGGGCAAGACGACCTTTATGGATATCGTCACCGGCAAGACCCGCCCTGATGAGGGGCAGGTGCTGTGGGGCGACATGTCGCATTCACTGCTCAGGCTGAGCGAGGCGCAGATCGCCCGCGCGGGCATTGGCCGCAAGTTCCAGCGCCCGACGGTGTTCGAGGATCAGTCGCTTGCCGATAACCTGACCATGGCGCTCAAGGCCCCGCGCGGTCCGTTCAGGGTGCTGCGCTGGAAACCCACCGAAGACAGCGGCAAGCGCATCGCGGAACTGGCCGATGAGGTCGGTCTGGGCGATCGCCTGCACCGCAAGGCGGGCGAGTTGAGCCACGGCCAGAAACAATGGCTGGAGATCGGAATGTTGCTGGCGCAAGAGCCGCAACTGCTGTTGGTCGATGAACCGGCAGCCGGGATGACCCTGGCCGAGCGCGAACAGACGACCACCCTATTGCGTCGCTTGGCCGAGACGCGCGCGGTGGTCGTGGTCGAACATGACATGGATTTCGTGCGACGGCTGAATTGTCGGGTGACCGTGCTGCATCAGGGCTCGGTTCTGGCCGAAGGGTCGCTGGACCATGTGTCGGCAAATCCCGACGTGATCGAAGTTTATCTGGGGCGCTGA
- the urtC gene encoding urea ABC transporter permease subunit UrtC, with product MFIRKNPSVLIFLAILALFTITVTVLSEAYGTGAIPTSMVKTLGKTLCLALAALAMDLVWGYAGILSLGHMAFFALGGYMIGQWLMYARTGEIITATLMNAQIPPTPAEIRDGISGQIFGVVGSADLPLTWTFAGSLPVQLLLVLAVPGILAFVFGWLAFRSRVNGVYLSILTQAMTLALALWLYQNDSGFRGNNGLSGLQNIPGLTQAPQSDISIWFLWASATALGLAYVFAAWLVGGKFGSVIRAIRDDESRVRFLGYSVEAYKLTVFTVSAMICAVAGALYYPQAGIINPAELAPIASIYLAVWVAIGGRGRLYGAVIGAVVVSLLSSWFTGGRAPDLNLGFYTVDWVDWWQVLLGLSFVLVTLFAPRGLSSIIDAAKHLRPPNRHGNDLGPDLGALREKEAEA from the coding sequence ATGTTCATCAGAAAAAACCCCTCGGTCCTGATCTTTCTGGCCATTCTGGCGCTGTTCACGATCACCGTCACCGTCCTGTCCGAGGCTTACGGCACCGGCGCGATCCCGACCTCGATGGTCAAGACATTGGGCAAGACACTTTGCCTTGCGCTGGCGGCGCTGGCGATGGATCTGGTCTGGGGTTACGCAGGCATCCTGTCGCTTGGTCACATGGCTTTTTTTGCACTTGGCGGCTATATGATCGGCCAGTGGCTGATGTATGCGCGCACCGGCGAGATCATCACGGCGACACTGATGAATGCACAGATCCCGCCCACGCCTGCGGAAATCCGTGACGGTATCTCGGGCCAGATATTTGGCGTCGTCGGCTCGGCTGATCTGCCGCTGACATGGACCTTTGCGGGCAGCCTGCCGGTGCAACTGTTGCTGGTGCTTGCGGTGCCCGGTATTCTGGCCTTTGTCTTTGGCTGGCTGGCCTTTCGGTCGCGCGTCAATGGCGTCTACCTGTCGATCCTGACGCAGGCGATGACGCTGGCGCTGGCGCTGTGGCTGTACCAGAACGACAGCGGCTTTCGCGGAAATAACGGGCTGTCGGGGCTGCAGAACATCCCCGGGCTGACCCAGGCGCCGCAATCCGATATCTCGATCTGGTTTCTCTGGGCCTCTGCCACGGCACTGGGGCTGGCCTATGTCTTTGCCGCATGGCTGGTCGGCGGCAAGTTCGGCAGCGTCATCCGCGCCATCCGCGACGATGAAAGCCGCGTGCGGTTTCTGGGTTATTCGGTCGAAGCCTACAAGCTGACGGTCTTCACCGTCTCGGCCATGATCTGCGCGGTGGCCGGCGCGCTCTATTATCCGCAGGCGGGCATCATCAACCCGGCGGAACTGGCGCCCATCGCCTCTATCTATCTCGCCGTCTGGGTGGCCATCGGCGGGCGGGGGCGTCTCTATGGCGCGGTGATCGGCGCGGTCGTCGTGTCGCTGCTGTCAAGCTGGTTCACCGGCGGACGCGCGCCTGACCTGAACCTTGGCTTTTACACGGTCGATTGGGTCGATTGGTGGCAGGTGCTGCTGGGCCTGTCCTTCGTGCTGGTCACACTGTTTGCACCGCGCGGGCTGTCCTCGATCATCGATGCCGCCAAGCATCTGCGCCCGCCAAACCGTCATGGCAACGATCTTGGCCCCGATCTGGGTGCCTTGCGCGAAAAGGAGGCCGAGGCATGA
- the ureG gene encoding urease accessory protein UreG, with product MSNGPLRVGIGGPVGAGKTTLTEQLARLLAPRLSMAVVTNDIYTREDAEALMRAQVLPMRRIRGVETGGCPHTAIREDASINLAAIADLNAEFPDLDLILIESGGDNLAATFSPELADLTIYVIDTAAGQDIPRKKGPGLARSDLLVVNKTDLAPHVGVDVGLLEHDARASRGSRPVIMAALRNGDGVQQIADFLIRDGGLKAQLRNALPA from the coding sequence ATGAGCAACGGCCCCCTTCGCGTCGGCATCGGCGGTCCCGTCGGCGCGGGCAAGACGACCCTGACCGAACAACTGGCCCGACTGCTGGCCCCTCGCCTGTCGATGGCTGTGGTGACGAATGACATCTATACCCGCGAGGATGCCGAGGCACTGATGCGTGCTCAGGTGTTGCCGATGCGGCGTATTCGCGGCGTCGAGACGGGCGGTTGCCCGCACACCGCCATCCGCGAGGATGCGTCGATCAATCTGGCTGCCATCGCTGATCTCAACGCCGAATTTCCAGATCTCGATCTGATCCTGATCGAATCGGGTGGGGATAATCTGGCCGCGACCTTCAGCCCGGAACTGGCCGATCTGACGATCTATGTGATCGACACCGCCGCCGGGCAGGACATCCCGCGCAAGAAGGGGCCAGGGCTGGCACGTTCGGATCTGCTGGTTGTGAACAAGACCGACCTTGCGCCCCATGTCGGTGTGGATGTCGGCCTGCTGGAACATGACGCGCGTGCGTCGCGCGGGTCGCGCCCCGTGATCATGGCCGCGCTACGCAACGGCGATGGCGTTCAGCAGATTGCCGATTTCCTGATCCGTGATGGCGGCTTGAAGGCGCAGTTGCGAAACGCGCTGCCCGCTTAG
- a CDS encoding urease accessory protein UreE — translation MDICVKKKQADLGTAGAVLEAGHGRELAGRVVLDYDARCLRRKRLVTDAGDGFLVDLPQAVSLPAGAAFALADGRAVEVVEAREQVLLIRGDLPRLAWHIGNRHCPCEMAGDHLVIRADPVLEAMLKQMGAGITRSFAPFHPEGGAYGHGRTFGHSH, via the coding sequence ATGGATATTTGTGTGAAGAAGAAACAGGCAGATCTCGGGACGGCGGGCGCCGTGCTTGAGGCCGGCCATGGCCGCGAACTTGCCGGGCGGGTCGTACTGGATTACGACGCGCGCTGCCTGCGCCGCAAACGCCTGGTGACGGATGCGGGTGATGGCTTTCTGGTCGATCTGCCCCAGGCGGTCAGCCTGCCTGCAGGGGCGGCCTTTGCATTGGCTGATGGGCGCGCCGTCGAGGTGGTCGAGGCGCGCGAGCAGGTTCTGTTGATCAGGGGCGATCTGCCGCGCCTCGCCTGGCATATCGGCAACCGACACTGCCCCTGCGAGATGGCGGGCGATCATCTGGTGATCCGCGCAGATCCGGTGCTGGAGGCAATGCTGAAACAGATGGGCGCTGGCATCACCCGAAGTTTCGCGCCCTTTCACCCCGAAGGCGGCGCCTATGGACATGGTCGGACCTTTGGACACAGCCACTGA
- the urtA gene encoding urea ABC transporter substrate-binding protein: MTRLMKGLLASSTCLAFAGAAWAQDDTIKIGVLHSLSGTMAISETTLKDTVLMLVDQQNAKGGILGKQIEAVVVDPASDWPLFAEKARELISVEGVDAIFGCWTSVSRKSVLPVIEELNGLLFYPVQYEGEESSKNVIYTGAAPNQQAIPAVEYMTNELGVEKWALLGTDYVYPRTTNTILESYLKDQGIAPDDIFVNYTPFGHSDWSRIVADVVALSNDGKQVGVVSTINGDANIGFYKELAAAGVSADDIPVMAFSVGEEELSGLDTANLVGHLAAWNYFETADTPENAAFIEEWHAFTGDSTRVTNDPMEATIIGFNAWVAAVEKAGSTDTDAVLDAIVGVEVPNLTGSTAEVLPNHHLTKPVLIGEIRDDGQFDIVSETDPVPGDAWTDFLPDSAVLDSDWPGKDCGMWNTQTDSCVQVQSNY, from the coding sequence ATGACGCGACTGATGAAGGGCCTGCTGGCCAGCAGCACCTGCCTTGCCTTTGCCGGTGCCGCATGGGCGCAGGATGACACGATCAAGATCGGCGTGCTGCATTCGCTGTCCGGCACGATGGCGATCTCGGAAACCACGCTGAAAGACACCGTCCTGATGCTGGTTGATCAGCAAAACGCCAAAGGCGGTATTCTGGGCAAGCAGATCGAGGCAGTCGTCGTCGATCCGGCCTCGGACTGGCCGCTATTTGCCGAAAAAGCGCGAGAGCTGATCTCGGTCGAGGGGGTCGATGCCATCTTTGGCTGCTGGACCAGCGTCAGCCGCAAATCGGTGCTGCCGGTGATCGAGGAACTGAACGGGTTGCTGTTCTATCCGGTGCAATATGAGGGCGAGGAGTCGTCAAAGAATGTGATCTACACCGGCGCCGCGCCGAACCAGCAGGCGATCCCCGCCGTCGAATACATGACCAATGAGCTGGGCGTCGAGAAATGGGCGCTGCTGGGCACGGACTACGTTTACCCGCGCACCACGAACACCATTCTGGAAAGCTATCTCAAGGATCAGGGCATCGCACCCGACGATATCTTCGTCAACTACACCCCATTTGGGCATTCCGACTGGTCCAGGATCGTTGCCGACGTGGTGGCGCTGTCCAATGACGGAAAGCAGGTGGGCGTGGTGTCGACCATCAATGGCGACGCCAATATCGGCTTTTACAAGGAATTGGCAGCAGCCGGCGTTTCGGCAGACGACATCCCAGTCATGGCCTTCTCGGTTGGCGAAGAGGAACTGTCGGGGCTGGATACCGCGAACCTCGTCGGCCATCTGGCCGCCTGGAACTATTTTGAAACCGCAGACACGCCCGAAAATGCCGCCTTCATCGAGGAATGGCACGCCTTTACCGGCGATAGCACGCGCGTGACCAACGATCCGATGGAAGCCACGATAATCGGCTTCAACGCATGGGTCGCCGCCGTCGAAAAGGCCGGCAGCACCGATACCGATGCCGTGCTGGACGCCATTGTGGGCGTCGAGGTGCCAAACCTGACCGGCTCCACCGCTGAGGTTCTGCCGAACCATCACTTGACCAAGCCCGTGCTGATCGGAGAGATCCGCGATGACGGGCAGTTCGATATCGTCAGCGAAACCGACCCGGTGCCGGGTGATGCCTGGACAGATTTCCTGCCTGACAGCGCGGTGCTGGATTCGGACTGGCCGGGCAAGGACTGCGGCATGTGGAACACGCAGACCGATAGCTGCGTGCAGGTCCAGTCGAACTACTGA
- a CDS encoding urease subunit beta yields the protein MIPGEIIPAAGSITLNAGRRAVTLMVANTGDRPVQVGSHYHFAEANAALDFDRAIARGMRLDIAAGTAARFEPGQRRDVRLITYAGARQVWGFNQQVMGAL from the coding sequence ATGATCCCCGGTGAGATCATCCCCGCCGCCGGCAGCATCACGCTGAATGCAGGCCGCAGGGCGGTCACGTTGATGGTCGCCAATACCGGCGACCGCCCGGTTCAGGTCGGCAGCCATTATCACTTTGCCGAGGCCAATGCCGCCCTTGATTTCGACCGGGCCATAGCGCGTGGCATGCGGCTGGACATCGCCGCAGGCACCGCCGCCCGTTTCGAGCCGGGCCAGCGCCGCGACGTGCGCCTGATCACCTATGCCGGCGCACGGCAGGTCTGGGGGTTCAATCAACAGGTCATGGGGGCGCTTTGA
- the urtB gene encoding urea ABC transporter permease subunit UrtB — protein sequence MRHLILIMLLLIGTPVGAQDLTAVLDANRDQIAKPSRQTIGPVIEELAAIGPEAANLLEAWADRRLGMVGDRFVIIDGDGLTDAVTGAPVTGDVSALRPNSGVRGLIGATLVQFQLTDPDATRRRDALDAIARRPEASHLQALRAAQLDAPDPDPSMAARRDRLERLLTITFDADTQARLDAIDSFGGDTGTDYQAVLNPLLTSTRFAGPDLPAHANIAAALTPGSDDLPRSDAYALLVDAGLAPARPSAADIKATLSQHIQGGTVGGVPVAQLTDPARRDDAYAALVATGMVETAATADDVTASLEANVFANLYAEPATEVTDAARAALRGMSVREGSLQAVDVALDALSLASIYFLAAIGLAITFGVMGVINMAHGEFIMMGAYTGYVVQTVISDRTTSLIVALPLAFAVTFLAGVLLYKLVIRHLANRPLETLLATFGVSIALQQIAKNIFGTQARPLTAPAWLEGSISFGEVVSISSIRVAIFVLALVFLGLFLFVMNRTRLGLQVRAVTQNPGMAASMGINPDRVAMMTFGLGSGIAGIAGVAIGLFAKVTSELGQDYIVQSFMTVVVGGVGNIWGTLAGAALIGGLQKGIEVLNPANTLAAQTYMILFIIIFIQFRPRGIMPQKGRAAEA from the coding sequence ATGCGTCACCTTATTCTTATCATGCTGCTGTTGATCGGCACGCCCGTTGGGGCACAGGATCTGACAGCGGTTCTGGATGCCAATCGCGACCAGATCGCCAAGCCGTCGCGCCAGACAATCGGTCCGGTGATCGAGGAACTGGCCGCCATCGGCCCGGAGGCTGCCAACTTGCTGGAGGCCTGGGCCGATCGCCGACTGGGCATGGTGGGCGACCGCTTTGTCATCATCGATGGCGATGGTTTGACCGATGCGGTGACAGGCGCCCCCGTCACAGGCGATGTCAGTGCCCTGCGGCCGAACTCTGGCGTGCGCGGCTTGATCGGGGCGACGCTGGTGCAGTTCCAACTGACCGACCCCGATGCGACAAGGCGTCGCGACGCGCTGGATGCAATCGCCCGCCGACCAGAGGCAAGCCACCTGCAGGCGCTGCGTGCGGCGCAACTGGACGCACCCGACCCCGATCCGTCGATGGCCGCGCGCCGGGACCGGCTGGAACGGCTGCTGACCATCACATTCGACGCCGATACCCAGGCCCGGCTGGACGCCATCGACAGCTTTGGCGGCGACACCGGCACGGATTATCAGGCGGTGCTGAACCCGCTGTTGACCTCGACACGCTTTGCCGGGCCCGACCTGCCCGCCCATGCCAATATCGCCGCCGCATTGACACCGGGCAGCGACGACCTGCCCCGCAGCGACGCCTACGCGCTGCTGGTCGATGCCGGGCTGGCCCCTGCCCGACCCAGCGCCGCCGATATCAAGGCCACGCTGTCGCAGCACATTCAGGGCGGCACGGTCGGTGGCGTGCCGGTGGCGCAGCTGACCGATCCCGCCCGCCGTGACGATGCCTATGCCGCGCTGGTTGCGACAGGAATGGTCGAGACAGCCGCAACGGCAGACGACGTAACCGCGTCACTAGAGGCAAACGTCTTTGCCAACCTTTACGCCGAACCTGCGACGGAGGTCACCGATGCGGCCCGCGCCGCCCTGCGCGGCATGTCGGTCCGCGAAGGTTCGCTGCAGGCGGTGGATGTGGCGCTGGATGCGCTGTCGCTGGCCTCGATCTATTTTCTGGCCGCCATCGGGCTGGCCATTACCTTTGGTGTGATGGGCGTCATCAATATGGCGCATGGCGAATTCATCATGATGGGCGCCTATACCGGCTATGTCGTGCAGACGGTCATCAGTGATCGCACGACATCGCTGATCGTGGCCCTGCCGCTGGCTTTTGCGGTGACCTTCCTTGCCGGGGTGCTGCTCTACAAGCTGGTGATCAGGCATCTGGCCAATCGCCCGCTGGAAACCCTGCTGGCCACCTTCGGTGTGTCCATCGCGCTGCAACAGATCGCCAAGAACATCTTTGGCACGCAGGCCCGCCCGCTGACGGCTCCAGCCTGGCTGGAGGGGTCGATCAGCTTTGGCGAGGTCGTCTCGATCAGTTCGATCCGGGTGGCGATCTTTGTGCTGGCGCTGGTGTTTCTGGGGCTGTTCCTCTTTGTGATGAACCGCACGAGGCTGGGGCTGCAAGTCCGCGCCGTCACCCAAAACCCCGGCATGGCCGCATCCATGGGTATCAATCCCGATCGGGTGGCGATGATGACCTTTGGTCTGGGTTCGGGCATCGCGGGCATTGCCGGCGTCGCCATCGGGCTCTTTGCCAAGGTCACGTCCGAACTGGGGCAGGACTATATCGTGCAAAGCTTCATGACGGTGGTTGTCGGCGGTGTCGGAAATATCTGGGGCACGCTTGCCGGTGCCGCACTGATCGGCGGGCTGCAAAAGGGGATCGAGGTGTTGAACCCGGCCAATACGCTGGCCGCCCAGACCTACATGATCCTGTTCATCATCATCTTCATCCAGTTCCGGCCACGCGGCATCATGCCGCAAAAAGGCCGCGCGGCAGAGGCCTGA